CTCCTACAACGTCAGCATGGGCATCAACTTCTTCAATCGGGGCGCGCTCCGCCACATGGAGCGTGGCAAGCGGTTGGACATCCCCGAGCTGATGATGCGCCTGAAGCAGGCCGGTGAGCGCGTGGCCTGTGCCCGCCAGGACTGCTACTGGCTCGACATCGGCCGCACGGACGACTACCAGGTCGCGACGGACGAGTTCCAGAAGCGCCGGGATCAGTTCCTCCCCCGCCATGGCTGAGTCCGTCCTCATCACCGGGAGCGCCGGCTTCGTCGGACGGGCCCTCGCCGCGCGAGTGCGTGCCGAGGGTCGCCCGTGCCTGGGCGTGGGCCGATCGCCCCGGGAGGAGCAGGGCTACCACGCCATCGATCTCTCCGCGGGCGCGGGTCCCCTGACGGAGCTGCTCTCGCGCGAGCGGCCCTCGCTCATCTACCACCTGGCGGGTGGAACCGCGGGCGGGGCGCAGGGCATGTTCTCGTCCAACGTCTCCTCCACGCTCCACCTGTTCCAGGCCGTGCAGGCCGTGCAGGGCTACCAGCCGCGTGTCCTCGTGTCGGGCTCGGCCGCGGAGTACGGAGACCTGGGCCCCGAGCCCATCTCCGAGGACGCCCGCGAGCGTCCGGTGGGCGAGTACGGCGTGGCCAAGCTCGCCGAGACGCGGCTGGCGCTGTTGGCCCGGCGCCGCGGGCTGCGCGTGGGCGTGGTGCGCTTCTTCAACATCATCGGTCCGGGCATGCCCGGCTCGCTGGCGCCGGCCCGCTTCGCCCGCGAGTCCCTGGCCCTTGCCGCCGCCGGCGGTGGGGTCCTCACCGTGGGGGACCTGTCGCCCGTCCGGGACTATGTGGACC
This is a stretch of genomic DNA from Archangium violaceum. It encodes these proteins:
- a CDS encoding NAD-dependent epimerase/dehydratase family protein — translated: MAESVLITGSAGFVGRALAARVRAEGRPCLGVGRSPREEQGYHAIDLSAGAGPLTELLSRERPSLIYHLAGGTAGGAQGMFSSNVSSTLHLFQAVQAVQGYQPRVLVSGSAAEYGDLGPEPISEDARERPVGEYGVAKLAETRLALLARRRGLRVGVVRFFNIIGPGMPGSLAPARFARESLALAAAGGGVLTVGDLSPVRDYVDLTDVVDALWTLGQRDPEEELLNICSGQPVRMGALLEEILRQVGVRVEVRTAENLLRGPGDVPVSVGDTRRLERVLGRRFTFDLSRSVARLVESLRGGSRAS